One Aegilops tauschii subsp. strangulata cultivar AL8/78 chromosome 7, Aet v6.0, whole genome shotgun sequence genomic window carries:
- the LOC141027374 gene encoding uncharacterized protein produces the protein MKKSDKFEWSDEAEAAFKELKALLSTQPVLAAPVSNKPLLLYIAATGQVVSTVLTVEREEEGKAFKVQRPVYYISEVLTPSKQRYPHYQKLVYGIYLTMKKVAHYFSDHSISVVSDAPLSKILNNRDATGRVAKWEIELLPLDIKFEAKKAIKSQAIADFLAEWTEQQQPIQIQSKHWTMFFDGSKMLNGSSAGVVLVSPRGDKLSYVLQIHFESSNNEAEYEALLNGLRYCNAVRKLEKKFEGLELHHIPRIKNQAADDLAKIGSTQKPIPSNVFLEHLHAPSVQEDPFKEEPPQPISPTDPTEVEIPAVVDLIMEVLVITPDWTVPYIAYILGKELPEDEDEARQIVRRSKAFTVIKGQLYRESATGVAQRCITPEEGTRVDYASVAHPQSNGQAKRANGLILQGLKPRLMRDLKHAAAAWVNELPLVLWGLRTTPNRSTERTPFFLVYGAEAVLPSDLLHNSPRVELFLETEAEQAREDAVDLLEEECEMALVRSTIYQQDLRRFHARNVRGRAFQEGDLVLRVVQKRPHKLAPAWEGPFIITKVLHNGAYHIYNVAKKIDEPRAWNAELLRPFYT, from the exons atgaagaagtctgacaaATTCGAGTGGAGTGACGAAGCTGAAGCAGCGTTTaaagagctcaaagccctgctttccacccagccagTGCTTGCTGCTCCGGTTAGCAACAAGCCTCTGTTGCTTTACATCGCAGCCACAGGACAAGTTGTTAGCACAGTGCTCAcagtcgagcgggaagaagaaggcaagGCCTTCAAAGTTCAGCGCCCCGTGTATTACATCTCAGAAGTCTTAACCCCGTCGAAGCAGAGATATCctcattatcagaagcttgtttatgggatttacctGACCATGAAGAaagttgcacattatttctctgatcATTCAATatcagtcgtcagcgacgctccttTGTCAAAGATCCTGAataacagagatgcaactggtcgagtggcaaagtgggagATTGAACTTCTTCCTTTGGATATCAAATTTGAGGCAAAGAAGGCCATTAAGTCTCAAGCAATTGCAGACTTCCTCGCAGAGTGGACTGAACAGCAACAGCCGATTCAAATTCAGTCGAaacattggaccatgttctttgatgggtccaagatgttgaatggCTCTAGTGCAGGAGTGGTTTTAGTGTCCCcacgaggagacaagctcagttATGTCCTTCAGATTCACTTTGAATCTTCAAACAATGAAGCAGAGTATGAAGCACTTTTAaacgggttgc GTTACTGCAACGCGGTGAGGAAgctggaaaagaagtttgagggatTGGAGCTCCACCACATACCGCGAATCAAAAATCAAGCTGCTGATGATCTGGCGAAGATAGGTTCCACTCAGAAGCCTATCcccagcaatgtgttcttggagcatctccATGCCCCGTCAGTACAAGAAGATCCCTTCAAGGAAGAGCCCCCGCAACCGATAAGTCCAACTGACCCGACTGAGGTAGAGAttccagccgtggtcgacctgatcatggaagTCTTAGTGATCACTCCCGATTGGACGGTCCCATACATCGCGTACATTCTCGGAAAAGAGCTCCCAGAGGACGAAGACGAGGCTCGCCAGAtagtccgtcgatccaaagcttTCACCGTGATAAAAGGGCAGCTTTACAGAGAGAGTGCCACAGGAGTTGCACAACGCTGCATCACCCCAGAAGAAG gcactcgggtcgactaTGCGTCCGTCGCGCACCCGCAGTCGAATGGACAGGCTAAAAGGGCGAATGGTTTGATCCTTCAAGGGTTAAAACCTCGTCTGATGCGTGATCTTAAGCATGCTGCTGCAGCCTGGGTGAATGAACTACCATTAGTCCTATGGGGGCTGAGGACAACACCCAACCGGTCGACTGAACGAACCCCCTTCTTCCTGGTGTACGGCGCCGAGGCtgtgcttccgagtgacttgctGCACAATTCTCCCAGAGTTGAACTGTTCTTAGAAACCGAAGCAGAGCAAGCACGCGAAGACGCAGTCGATCTCTTGGAGGAAGAATGTGAGATGGCTTTggtccggtcgaccatttatcagcaagatctgcgtcgattccacgcccgCAATGTCAGAGGTCGAGCGTTTCaggagggagaccttgtgctccgagtgGTTCAGAAACGACCTCACAAGCTCGCTCCggcctgggaaggtcccttcatcatcaccaaggtgcttCACAATGGAGCGTATCACATCTACAATGTAGCCAAGAAAATAGACGAGCCACGTGCATGGAACGCGGAGCTGCTTCGTCCTTTCTACACCTAG